The following are encoded together in the Salvia hispanica cultivar TCC Black 2014 chromosome 6, UniMelb_Shisp_WGS_1.0, whole genome shotgun sequence genome:
- the LOC125194324 gene encoding non-specific lipid-transfer protein 2-like → MGGVMKLIGTVLIAAALIAAIATPSEAAIGCSAVVSYLNPCLPYVSGKGPLGGCCGGIKGLYGSAKTTPDKQSVCNCLKSLAASNSGIDASKAAGLPAQCGINIPYKISPSTDCSKVQ, encoded by the exons ATGGGTGGTGTGATGAAGTTGATCGGCACGGTGCTCATTGCCGCTGCATTGATCGCGGCCATTGCTACACCAAGTGAGGCCGCGATAGGGTGCAGCGCGGTGGTTTCATACCTGAACCCATGCCTCCCCTATGTGAGCGGAAAAGGCCCCTTAGGTGGGTGTTGCGGTGGCATAAAGGGTCTCTATGGCTCCGCGAAAACGACGCCAGATAAACAGAGTGTTTGCAACTGCTTGAAATCACTTGCTGCTTCAAATTCAGGCATCGACGCCAGCAAGGCCGCCGGCCTCCCGGCCCAATGTGGCATCAACATCCCCTACAAGATCAGCCCTTCCACTGACTGCTCCAA GGTGCAGTGA